In Ruania alkalisoli, the DNA window CACGCTCAGAGCATCGGGCAGATAGGCCTGGAGCACGATGCCGGCTTCGAGGTCATGGAACTCGTCGCGGTCGAGGAGGGTGGTGAAGACGGCCTCGGTGAGGTCGAGATCCTTGTACTCCTCCATATCGAGGTTGATGAACTTCCCGCCCGCCTCCTTCGCCTGGCGGAACAGGGGGCTGAGGGAGGTGACCGCGTGGTCGACGGCGTCGTCGAAGGACCAGGGGCTGTGCGGGGCGACGGTGGAGGAGACCTTAATGGAGACGTAGTCGACGTCGTCGCGGGCGAGCAGCCGTGCGGTGCCGGCCACGCGGCGGCTGGCTTCGTCGCTGCCGAGGATTGCCTCGCCGAGCAGGTTGATGTTGAGCCGGATGCCCTGGTCGGCATCGCGCAGTGTGGCGATGGCGGGCCCGAGCTTACGGTCCGTGGCATCGACGATGAGGTGCCGCACCATGCGGCGCAGCACGAACCTGGCAGCCGGGACCACGATCCCCGGGGCCACACGGCTGGCGACGCCGCCGGCCCGGATTGCCGCGCGCAGATGCCAGGGCAGCAGGCGTGGGGTGAGCGGTACGAGCCCGCGCAGGGCACGGGCGGCCACAGCGGTGTCTTCCGGGCGAATCACACTGTCGACGAACCCGAGGGTGAAGGCGAGACCATTCTCGTCGCGGAGGATGGCGGCGAGGCGCTGTGCGGCCGGATCGACCGGATGAACCTTGCTGGCTTCGAGCCACCGCCGCACCTGAGCAATGGCGTCCTGCGCCAGTGCCTCGTCGATCACCGTCGCCGGCTCCGTCGTCACGCCCACCAGCCCTCCTTCGCCTGCAGACCTATTCCGCTCCGTCTGGCCCCGTGTTGTGCTCCCGATCTGTCCGTGCTCCCAGGCAGCCTTTCCTGGTCAGCTCAGGGCAACACGGGTCACCTCGATGTCGCCCCAGTGTGGTGCCCGGCTACCTGTGATGAAAAGTGATACTTTCAGAACAGATTCGTTCGACAGGATCGAAGATTCGGGAGTGGAACTCGATGTGGGACTCCGGTCGGCTCCGGCTGCTGCGTGAGCTGCAGCTGCGCGGAACGGTCACCGCCGTAGCGCAGACGCTGAACTTCAGCGTCTCGACGGTCTCCCACCAGCTCGCACGGCTCGAACGTGAAGTCGGCGAGAAGCTGCTGGAGCCGGATGGTCGCCGGGTACGGCTGACGGCGCAGGGCCGGGTGGTCGCCGAACACGCCGCACGGATGATGGATGCGGAGGAGGCGACCCGGGGCGCACTGGAAGCACTCGAGCCGGGGCCCGAGACCGTCCGTGTGGCGTCCCTGGAGACAGCAGCACGCGCTCTGCTGCCGCGGGCACTGGACGCCCTGGCCATCTCCCGTCCGGAACTGCGGGTGGAAGTGGCCGTGGTGCCACCGGAGGTGGGACTGTTCGAGCTGGAGGCACGCCATTTCGACCTCACGATCGCCGAGGAGTACCCCGGATCGACCCGCCAGCTGCGGCCGGGCCTGGACCGCATGACCCTGGGCCAGGACCCCGTGCGTCTGTGCGCGGCCGCGGCCACGACGGTGACCTGCCTGCAGGATATGGCCGACCACCCCTGGGTGATGGAACCGCCGGGTGCGATCGTGCGCGACTGGGGCGTCCAGCAGTGCCGGGCAGCCGGGATCGAGCCGGATGTGCGGTACGAGGCCACCGACCTGACCGTGCACATCCGGCTGATCGCCGCGGGCCACGCCGTCGGTATCCTCCCCGATCTGGTGTGGGCCGGCTACTCGGCCGAGCTGGCGCTGATCGACCTGCCCGGCACCCCCCACCGGGAGCTGTTCACCTCCGCGCGCCCGAGCTCCCGCGCCCGGCCGGCGGTGCAGGCCGTGCACGACGCACTGGCGGCGGCACTGCACTCCCCGGTGGCCCATCCCGCCTCGGTGCCCCGCCACGCGACAGGAGCAACCCCGGACTGACGCGAGGTGACACACAGCACTGTGAGGGCGAGAATGGAGCCACCGCCATCGGCGACGATGCCGCGCCATTCGTCGAAAGGCCCGCATGAGCACGTCACCCGCACCCCGTCACATCGCCCTCGTCGCGCACGACAGCATGAAGGTCGACCTGCTGCGCTGGGCCGAGTACAACCGCGGCACCCTCGCCGAGCACGTCCTCTACGCCACCGGCACCACGGGCACCATGCTCGAGTACGAGCTCGGCCTCCCGGTGCACCGATTCCTCTCCGGACCCGTCGGAGGCGACCAGCAGATCGGCGCGAAGATCGCCGAGGGTCAGATCTCGATGCTCATCTTCTTCTGGGACCCGCTCGAGGCCCAGCCCCACGACCCGGACGTCAAGGCCTTGCTACGAATCGGGGCCGTGTGGAACGTGCCCATGGCGTGCAACGTGGCGTCGGCAGATCTGATGATCTCCTCGCCGCTGATGAGCAGCGGCTACGAGCACCAGCGCCCGGACCTCTCACCGCGCACCTGGGATGAGTCGTCCGGATCCCCGACGGCGTAACTCACGCCGACACCCGCAACGCCCACAACACCGACACAACCTCAGCACCGACCACAACCTCACCACCGACCACAACCTCACCGGGGGTGAAGTTGACGTCGATTATGTGCCGATAACCGGCGTCAGGTTCACCCCCGGTGAGGTTGTGGTCGGTGCAGGGGGCGACGAGAGGTACGGGCGCGTCCGGGTCCGGGTCCGGGTCCGCGTCCGCGTCAGGGCAGGGCAGGTCAGGTCAGGTCAGGTCAGGTCAGGGTCAGCCCTTCACGGCCCCCGCCGTCAGTCCCTGCACGATCCACTTACTGGCCAGCGCGAACATCACCATGGTCGGCAGGATCGTCAGCACCGCGGCCGCTGACATCGACCCCCAGTCGATGTTGAACGTCGAGATGAAGCCGTTCAGCGCGGCCGGGATCGTCCGGTTCGACTCCGCGTGCATCAACACCACCGAGAGGAACAGCTCGTTCCAGGAGTTCACGAAGTTGAAGATGAATGCCGCGATGATCCCCGGCGTCATCACCGGCACGATCACCCGGAACAACGCCCCCAGCCGGGAGCAGCCGTCGATCATCGCCGCCTCCTCCAGCGCATCGGGCACGTTCTGGAAGAACCCACGCAGCATGATGGTGGAGAACGGGATGCTGATCGCCACATAGACGAGCACCAGACCGAACTTGCGGTCCACCAGCCCGAGGTCGGACATCATCGAGTACAACGGCCCGAGCGCGATGAACGCAGGAATCATCTGCGTGAGCAGGAAGGCGACCAGCACCGCACCCCGAGAGCGGAAGTGGAACCGCGCCAGCACATAGGCACTCAGCAGCGCGATCAGCGTGGCAGTGGCCCCCGCCGTGGTGGCCACGATCGCCGAGTTCGCGAGGAACACCCCGAAGTTGCTCTGCTCGAACAGGCCCCGGTAGTTCTCGATCGAGAGCTCTCCCGGCCAGTACTCCAGCGGGAAACGGCTGATCGTGCCCGGCGCCTTCAACGACGTGATCGCGATCCAGTACAGCGGGAACAGGGTGATCAGCAACCAAGCACCCAGCCCGATCACCCGCAGCACGCCGCCGATGGTGACCCGGCGCGGCGCTGCCCTGGTGACCACCGGCTCGGGGGACGTCGGCGCAGAGGTGAGGGTCGCCGTCGTACTCATGACTGGTCCGCCTTCCGGATCGCCATCAGGTAGAACGCGCAGAAGACCAGCAGGAATCCCACCACGCACAGCCCGAGGGCACTGGCGAGGCCGTAGTTGCCCTGCTGGGTGAAGTTGATCATCCAGGTGGTGACGATGTGTGTCCGGTTGGCCGGCCCGCCACCGGTCATGGCGTAGATGATGTCCGGGAAGTTGAAGATCCAGATGATCCGCAGCAGCACCGTGAGCAGCAGGGTCATCGAGATCGTCGGGATGATGATCGAGAAGAGCATTCGCACCTTCCCGGCGCCGTCGAGGCTGGCCGCCTCGATCATCTCCTCGGGCACGGACTGCAGCGCTGCGAGGATCATGATCGCGAAGAACGTCACCCCGTACCAGATGTTCGCCACGATCACCGCGATCATCGCCAGGGTGGGATCGGCCAGCCACGGGATCGGCGCATCGATCATCCCGACCTTGCCGAGCAGATCGTTGACCACACCGAACTCGGCGTTGAACATCCACCGGAACAGCATCCCGATGAGGAACCCGGAGACGGCCCAGGGGAAGAACACCAACGCCTGGTAGACGCCGCGAAACCGGAACCGTTTGCGCAGGGCCAGCGCGAGGGCGAAGCCGATGAGTAGCTGCGGCACCAGCGAACCGACCACCCAGAGCACCGAGTTGCGCACGACGGTGGGGAACACCGGATCGCTGAGGATGGTGGCGAAGTTGTCGAACCCGATGAAGGGTGTCGAGGTCAGGTCCCACAGGTTCCAGTCGCGGAAGGCCATATTGGCCCCGCGCAGCATCGGGTAGTACGTGAACCACCCCACGAACACGATCGCCGGCGCCAGGAAGGCCAGGATCGTCAGGCCGTGACGGGCCCGGAACGCCGGTCGGCGGCGGTTGCCTGGCGCCCCGCCGCCGGCTGCGGCGGGGCGCTCGGTGGAGGTGGCGGTCACCTCAGTCACTCCGCGGCGTACTTCTCGGTCCAGAACTCATCCCACGAGGTGAGCAGTTCCTCGTGCGTCATCTCGCCGAGGAGCACACTCTGGATCTCCTGGTCGGACTTCTGGATCCACTCGGTCCACCAGCTCACGTCCCGCGGCTGGGTGACGTTGACATAGGTGTCCGGGTTCTCGGTCATGGTCACGTAGCTCGTCCACGGACCCTCGGAGTAGAACGGGTCGTCCGAGGCCGAGGCGATCGGCGGCACAAGGCTGTTGGCCTGGGCGAACTCCGTTCCCGGCCCTTCGGAGGCGAGGAACTGCACCAGCGCCACCGCCTCCTCGTGGTGCTCGCTGAACTCCGTCACGCCCCATCCGGCCACTGCCAACGGCTGCGCGGCACGGCCCGTGGGCCCCACCAGCAGCGGTGCGGTGCCCCACTGGTCCTCGGAGAGGGTGTCCGATCCCTGGATGGTGGCGATCACCTCGGGGTCCTGCAGCAGGAACGCAGTGGAGCCGTTGTTGAAGCCCTCAACCATCTCCGGGTAGCCCCAGGAGACTGCGGACGGCGGGGACGCCTCCTCGAAGAGCGCGAAGTACGTCTCCAGCGCATCCTGAGCCTCGGGAGCGGCGAAGATGGTGGAGCCGTCCTCCATCAGGAAGGCGTTCTCGGTGTCGAGGCCGTCGATCACATACGCCTCGATGGCGGCGACCACGTTGCTGTTCGCGTTCTGCCCGCCACGGAAGGCGTAGCCATAGGTGTTGCTGGAGGGATCCTGGATCGCGCTCGCCTGCTCGAGCAGGTCCTCCCAGCTGGACGGCGGCCCGTCGAAGCCCGCCTCGGCCACCAGGTCGGTCCGGTAGAAGAGGGAGAGGCCGTAGAAGCCGTACGGGAGGAAGTAGCTCTCGCCATCCCCCTCGGCCACGGCGCGGGCGTTGTCGGTGAGGGCGTCCCACCCGTCCCAGGACTCCAGGTCACCGCTGAGGTCGTAGAGCCAGCCGTTGTTGGCGAACGGACCGACGGTGATGTCGCGGACTTCCAGCACGTCCACACCGGAGCCGGACTGCAGCATCTGCTGGATGGTCTGGTCCGCCTGCTCGGTCGGGGGCGAGACCAGTTCGACCTCAACCCCGGGGTTCTCCGCCTCGAAATCGTCGAGCAGGCCGCGGATCAGCGTGGTGCGATCCGGGTTGGTCAGGGATTCCACCATCTGGAGGGTCACGGTGCCTTCGGAGTCTCCGGCATCACCGGAGTCACCCGAGCACGCCGCCAGGGCGATCATCGAAAGGCCAGCCGTCGCGGCGACGGCGGAACGTAGGTGTCTCATGTGTTCTCTCCTTTGAGGGGGGACGGGTAGCGAGAAGATGGTGCGTGAGGTGCGGAGCGGACCCGCCCAGGCGAGGCGGCCAGTCCGCTGGCTTCGAGCACGAGCGGGATGGCCCGCTCGATGAACTGGTGGAAGTCGGACTCCTCGGTGTACAAGTGCGCCGAGAGGCGCAGGTAGGGCCGAGAGTCGAAGGTGGTGAACGCGGCCTCCACGCCGGCGCGCTGGAACAGCACGTCACGCAGCCGGTCTGCGGCTTCGCGGCGGTCGGCGAGGGTGTCCGGTATCCGCACCAGACGCATCGACGGCACCTGCGCGGCACTGACGACCACCGGATCGGAGTCGAGGTAGGGCGCGATGGCCTCGCCGATGATCTCGGCGCCATGGTCGACGAGCTCGGCCATCGTCTCGCGGGCCGCCGACCAGCCGTACTCGCGCTCGATCCAGGAGATCGCGTGGGGTGCGGCGAGATAGCTGGTGGCGTCGATCGTGCCCTGCGTGTCGAAGCGTGCCGGGAACGGCTCCTCGGCGGCCCAGGAGTCGATGAGGGGCCAGAGGTCGTCACGGTCGGCTGCGGTGCTCACGAGCACGGCCGCACCTCGAGGCGCGCACGGCCACTTGTGCAGGTTGCCGAACCACCAGTCCGGCTCGCCGCACTGGGCCGGGGCATCGATCAGGCCGGGTGCGTGGGCACCATCGACGAGCACACGAACGCCGGAGCGGCGCGCCTGCGCCGTGATCTGCTCCACCGGGAAGCGACGGGCAGTGGGTGAGGTGATCTGGTCGACCACGATCAGCCGCGTCCGGTCGGTGGTGGCTGCGGCGAACTGGGTGAGCACCTCGTCATCACTGGCGAGCAGGGGGATCGCGACCGTGCGCACGCGAGCACCGAAGCGCCGGGCGAGCCGGCGAGCACCCATCGTGATGGCGCCGTACCCGTGGTCGGTTACGAGAATCTCGTCACCGGCCGCCAGCTGCAGGCTGTTGTAGATCACCGTCGCGGCGGCGGAGGCATTGGGGACGAAGACCATGTCCTCGGCGCGAGCGCCGATGAACGGTGCGATCTCCCGGCGCGCCTGGGCCACCAGTGCGGGAACCTGCGGGAACCACCCGACCGGGTTGCGATCGGCCTGGGCCCGGAGCCCGTCCTGGTGGCGCACCACCTCGATGGGGACGGCACCGAACGAGCCATGGTTGAGGTGCACGACATCCGGGTCAAGCGGCCAGGCGTCCCGTGCCCGGTCGTATCCGCGCAGGCTCACACCTGTCACGGCGTCCCGACCGACCGTCTGCTGCATCACGTCTCTCCACTCTGCACCCATGTTGTTCGATGACTTATCGTCATCTCGGGCTGTTGGCGCACCATGAGACCATCTTTCACGCTACTTGTCGAACAACTCGTGACGCTCTAGCGTGGTCCAGACCACGAAGGGGCAAGGATGCGAGCACTTGAGACAGCACTGGACGGACTGCGTGCCCTGATCGCCGGAGGTGATCTACAGCCGCGGGACCGGCTACCGAGCGAGTCGGAACTGTGCGAACGATTCGGGGTCTCGCGCGGTTCGTTGCGCGAAGCGATCCGCATGCTCTCGGCACTGGGCGTCCTGGATACCCGGCACGGTTCCGGCACCTACGTCGGTGATCTGCGAGCGGCGCCGATCCTGGAGAACCTCTCCCTCACCGTGGGACTCCTGCCCCTGGACTCACTACTGGAGCTGACCGAGTTGCGGCGCGCCCTGGAGTCACACGCAGCATCGCTGGCCGCGGCACGCATCGACGACGCCGATCTGGCGGCGCTCGACGCCCTGCTCACCGAGCTCGAGGTGACCACCGACGATACCGACCAGTCCCGACTCGATCATGAGTTCCACATGCGGATCGTCGAAGTCGGGGCCAACAGCGCCTTCGCGGCGATGGTTGCCGTGCTGCGTTCCCGCTCGCGCGCCTACCACTTGTTCAGCACCAACGACGGCGCCGCAGTCAAGGAACTCTCCGACGCCGGGCATCGCGCCATCTGGCACGCCCTGCAGACCAGGGATCCCATGGCCGCGGCCGCGGCCGCGGCCGCCCACGTCACCCAGACCGAGGTCTGGTTGCGCAAGCACCGCCCGCCGGCCGTGGTCGGCAGTCATGCGCATCCCGCCGGCCGGTCCGCAAGGGTCAGGTCAGCACCCGGCCGCTGATAGCAAGGAGCGCGCGCCGGGGCAGGAGCCTCGTCAGGGCCGCCGTGGCCGCGTTCGACCAGCCGGACACCACACTCGGGGGCCGCGAACCGGACTCAAGGGCCCGGAAGGTGCGGGAGACGACCTGGGCGGAGGACTGGAAGCGCCCGACGGCAGCGGACGCATCGCCGACCACGTCGAAGAACTCGGTGCGGGTGGCCCCCGGGCTGATCGCGAGCACCCGCGCACCCGTGCCTCGGACCTCGTGTGCCACGGCCTCGGTGAAGTTGAGTACGAACGACTTGCTGGCACCATAGGCGGCCATCGTCGGGCACGGCTGGAATGCGGCGGTACTGGCCACATTCACCAGCAGACCATCGGCCGCGAGGATGTCGGGGAGGAACTCCCGGGTCATGGCCACGACGGCGCCCACGTTGAGGCGCACCATCTCGTCGAGGCGGGCGGGGTCCGCCTCGACCAAGGCCCCTTTGAGTCCGAAGCCGGCATTGTTGACCAGACCTCCGATCCGTACCTCGCGCTCCCGCACCTGCTGGCGCAGGGCCCGGGCGGCCCCATCCACCGCCAGGTCGGCACCGATCGGGTACGCACACACGCCGTACTCACGCCGGAGGCAATCAGAGAGCTCCTGCAGGCGTTCCGCACGGCGGGCCACAAGCACGAGGTCATGTCCACGGCGCGCGAACTGTGTGGCGAACTCCGCGCCGAGGCCCGAGCTTGCGCCGGTGATGAGGACGGATGCATCGGTGAGGGTCATAGCACGCAATGTAGACAATGACAGCATTGTTGTCAATGTCTACATTGGGCTAGGATGGAGCGATGACAGCGCGCCCGTACCACCATGGCGGTCTGCGCGAGGCGCTGCTGGAAGGCGCCGTACGGGAGATCGAGGTCCGCGGCGTCGACGGACTCTCCGTGCGCGGCCTCGCACGCGATCTAGGTGTCAGCCACGGCGCTTCGGCACGGCACTTCCGGGACCGGGCTGCACTGCTGGACGCCGTCGCGGTCGAGGGCTTCGGACAGTTGCTGGAAGCAATGCGGGCGGGCGGCAGCGACGAACTGCTCACCGCCGCCCACGGATACGTCCGGTTCGCCGTCGACCATCCGCGCTTGCTCGCGGCCACCTTCGCCGCGAAGCGCGCCCAGACACCGAGTGAGGAGCTGCTTGCGGCCGGGGAGCGCGCCTACGACTTTGTCGTCGAGCTGCTCGTCCGCGGACAGGGCGAGGGCCGCGTCCGGCCCGGCGATCCGCGTGCACAGGCCCGCGTGACATTCGCGGCGGTCCACGGTGTCGCGATGCTCGCGGTCGACGATCTGCTCGACGGCGCACCCTGGGAGCAGGCCACCGATGAGATTATCGAGTTGCTCAGCGCGGGCCTGGGATCGCCGTCGCAAGCAACCACGGTCCCATCGACCACGCGAGACTAGGAGCATGGACAGCGCTCGGGCCGCCTCACACCGCCCCGCCACTGCACCGCCCACCGTGCGCGCCCGCTCCCGGCGCCTGACCGCGGAGATCTGGATCGTCCTCGGCCTGAGCCTGGGCAAATCAGCCGTGTACGCCATCGTGGC includes these proteins:
- a CDS encoding LysR family transcriptional regulator produces the protein MWDSGRLRLLRELQLRGTVTAVAQTLNFSVSTVSHQLARLEREVGEKLLEPDGRRVRLTAQGRVVAEHAARMMDAEEATRGALEALEPGPETVRVASLETAARALLPRALDALAISRPELRVEVAVVPPEVGLFELEARHFDLTIAEEYPGSTRQLRPGLDRMTLGQDPVRLCAAAATTVTCLQDMADHPWVMEPPGAIVRDWGVQQCRAAGIEPDVRYEATDLTVHIRLIAAGHAVGILPDLVWAGYSAELALIDLPGTPHRELFTSARPSSRARPAVQAVHDALAAALHSPVAHPASVPRHATGATPD
- a CDS encoding methylglyoxal synthase, whose translation is MSTSPAPRHIALVAHDSMKVDLLRWAEYNRGTLAEHVLYATGTTGTMLEYELGLPVHRFLSGPVGGDQQIGAKIAEGQISMLIFFWDPLEAQPHDPDVKALLRIGAVWNVPMACNVASADLMISSPLMSSGYEHQRPDLSPRTWDESSGSPTA
- a CDS encoding carbohydrate ABC transporter permease, which codes for MSTTATLTSAPTSPEPVVTRAAPRRVTIGGVLRVIGLGAWLLITLFPLYWIAITSLKAPGTISRFPLEYWPGELSIENYRGLFEQSNFGVFLANSAIVATTAGATATLIALLSAYVLARFHFRSRGAVLVAFLLTQMIPAFIALGPLYSMMSDLGLVDRKFGLVLVYVAISIPFSTIMLRGFFQNVPDALEEAAMIDGCSRLGALFRVIVPVMTPGIIAAFIFNFVNSWNELFLSVVLMHAESNRTIPAALNGFISTFNIDWGSMSAAAVLTILPTMVMFALASKWIVQGLTAGAVKG
- a CDS encoding carbohydrate ABC transporter permease produces the protein MTEVTATSTERPAAAGGGAPGNRRRPAFRARHGLTILAFLAPAIVFVGWFTYYPMLRGANMAFRDWNLWDLTSTPFIGFDNFATILSDPVFPTVVRNSVLWVVGSLVPQLLIGFALALALRKRFRFRGVYQALVFFPWAVSGFLIGMLFRWMFNAEFGVVNDLLGKVGMIDAPIPWLADPTLAMIAVIVANIWYGVTFFAIMILAALQSVPEEMIEAASLDGAGKVRMLFSIIIPTISMTLLLTVLLRIIWIFNFPDIIYAMTGGGPANRTHIVTTWMINFTQQGNYGLASALGLCVVGFLLVFCAFYLMAIRKADQS
- a CDS encoding ABC transporter substrate-binding protein; this encodes MRHLRSAVAATAGLSMIALAACSGDSGDAGDSEGTVTLQMVESLTNPDRTTLIRGLLDDFEAENPGVEVELVSPPTEQADQTIQQMLQSGSGVDVLEVRDITVGPFANNGWLYDLSGDLESWDGWDALTDNARAVAEGDGESYFLPYGFYGLSLFYRTDLVAEAGFDGPPSSWEDLLEQASAIQDPSSNTYGYAFRGGQNANSNVVAAIEAYVIDGLDTENAFLMEDGSTIFAAPEAQDALETYFALFEEASPPSAVSWGYPEMVEGFNNGSTAFLLQDPEVIATIQGSDTLSEDQWGTAPLLVGPTGRAAQPLAVAGWGVTEFSEHHEEAVALVQFLASEGPGTEFAQANSLVPPIASASDDPFYSEGPWTSYVTMTENPDTYVNVTQPRDVSWWTEWIQKSDQEIQSVLLGEMTHEELLTSWDEFWTEKYAAE
- a CDS encoding aminotransferase class V-fold PLP-dependent enzyme, whose translation is MQQTVGRDAVTGVSLRGYDRARDAWPLDPDVVHLNHGSFGAVPIEVVRHQDGLRAQADRNPVGWFPQVPALVAQARREIAPFIGARAEDMVFVPNASAAATVIYNSLQLAAGDEILVTDHGYGAITMGARRLARRFGARVRTVAIPLLASDDEVLTQFAAATTDRTRLIVVDQITSPTARRFPVEQITAQARRSGVRVLVDGAHAPGLIDAPAQCGEPDWWFGNLHKWPCAPRGAAVLVSTAADRDDLWPLIDSWAAEEPFPARFDTQGTIDATSYLAAPHAISWIEREYGWSAARETMAELVDHGAEIIGEAIAPYLDSDPVVVSAAQVPSMRLVRIPDTLADRREAADRLRDVLFQRAGVEAAFTTFDSRPYLRLSAHLYTEESDFHQFIERAIPLVLEASGLAASPGRVRSAPHAPSSRYPSPLKGENT
- a CDS encoding FadR/GntR family transcriptional regulator — its product is MRALETALDGLRALIAGGDLQPRDRLPSESELCERFGVSRGSLREAIRMLSALGVLDTRHGSGTYVGDLRAAPILENLSLTVGLLPLDSLLELTELRRALESHAASLAAARIDDADLAALDALLTELEVTTDDTDQSRLDHEFHMRIVEVGANSAFAAMVAVLRSRSRAYHLFSTNDGAAVKELSDAGHRAIWHALQTRDPMAAAAAAAAHVTQTEVWLRKHRPPAVVGSHAHPAGRSARVRSAPGR
- a CDS encoding SDR family NAD(P)-dependent oxidoreductase, coding for MTLTDASVLITGASSGLGAEFATQFARRGHDLVLVARRAERLQELSDCLRREYGVCAYPIGADLAVDGAARALRQQVREREVRIGGLVNNAGFGLKGALVEADPARLDEMVRLNVGAVVAMTREFLPDILAADGLLVNVASTAAFQPCPTMAAYGASKSFVLNFTEAVAHEVRGTGARVLAISPGATRTEFFDVVGDASAAVGRFQSSAQVVSRTFRALESGSRPPSVVSGWSNAATAALTRLLPRRALLAISGRVLT
- a CDS encoding TetR/AcrR family transcriptional regulator, producing the protein MTARPYHHGGLREALLEGAVREIEVRGVDGLSVRGLARDLGVSHGASARHFRDRAALLDAVAVEGFGQLLEAMRAGGSDELLTAAHGYVRFAVDHPRLLAATFAAKRAQTPSEELLAAGERAYDFVVELLVRGQGEGRVRPGDPRAQARVTFAAVHGVAMLAVDDLLDGAPWEQATDEIIELLSAGLGSPSQATTVPSTTRD